One Mugil cephalus isolate CIBA_MC_2020 chromosome 17, CIBA_Mcephalus_1.1, whole genome shotgun sequence genomic window, CTTTGGTTTACATTAACAACAGCAGTCCTAGCCATGcacaataaagatgaaatgaagaccCGAACCTCCTGGTCAACCAGGCGGACATCAGGCCTGACGCCCTGGCAGTAGTGTAAGTAACGCATAGAGTTTCCAGGAAGGTCTCCTCTGGTCAGGATGATCGAGTCCGCTGGGACGGAGGCCAGAATCTCCCTCCCGAACCTCTCCACCACACTGTTGCTGCTCTGATCGCACTCCCTAAGATCGTCAGAAAATACGCAATCAAACTATAAAACATCAGCAAAACATGTTTGCAAATGGTTGAGTGCATCTGTTCAAAAGTATGTATGATGCGCACAGCTGTGTATACGCGAGCGTCTGTAGGTATGCTTTCAAGGTGCTCTGAGGGTAAGTTGTCAGTGCCCCCGCCCATTCCCCTCTACAGAGCGCTCTGCCTGCCTATCTAATCATGTGTAGACAGGTGTGATGGGTCTGACAGCACAGGCCATGCTCTCCCCTTGATCAAAGCCGCTCAGTGATGGCTGTCTGGCACTCCCCAGCGCTGCGCTGGTGTAATCTGCCTTCTCGGACAGCTAACATCTCAGACTGAGCTCTGCGAGTGGAATCTATGTGCTAACCGTGCCTCTCTTTAGCCCCCTACCATGGGGTGAGCAGAGAGAAACCTGACATGAGGAGTTCAGACCTGCAGTATGAAgtgcagaggagaaacaaaTCAGGTTGACTCAGGAAAAAGTTATGCACGGGGATTTTAGAAGGAACCAGAAGAATGGAgttcttattttcctttaacTTTACAAAGTAGAAGTGttcatttcttaataataataCGCTTTTGTGGCCGATGTAGTTACTGGTGCAGGAATATTGTAAAATACTGAATATGGGCAAATGTGCAAAGTTAGTGAATCtgcaaataaactgtaaaacaagATCAgcttgacacaaaaacactattAGAGCCTGGAATCAGTAATAGCCTGTAGAAGGACGACACAATGCAGCTACAATAATTAAGTCTACTGTGATCAAAATCTTTGCTGTTGAAGAATTAGTTTCctaagctgatttttttttttctcagcctgAACAAAACAGAGGCATTTAATTACTACAAGAGTGGAACTAGAAGGATTTTTACTGTCTTAAAATGCTGACTTAGCCTCACTAGAAGCACAAAAAGGACTATtggttttaaaacaacactACAAATTTCAGAATTTAAAGTCACCtcgtaatttattttaaaccaaatgtgTCATTTCAGACAATGAAAAGCATGCAACTACTCTAATTTTCACTCTGCATTACATGTTTTCATTACATCACACAACACCAAGTTTATTACTGCAAACCGAGCGCAATGCTCACCTGTGATTGGTTTGCACCATATGTGCCAGCAGTGCTGCAGTGAGGACCCAGCCTGTGGTCTTCCACAGCCCCCCGCGGCCCAGCCTCCTCTCCAGCTCGGTGTGAGTGCGACTCAGGCCGAGGCCTgccagcacacacactgcagcatcGCTCTGGAGCCAGAAACGCTCAACCTGCAGGAAGTGAGCGTGTACAAGTGTTTtctgcagttgttgttttttttttggtttgtggatgcaaacattttacacatgaCAGAAGATGTTTATGTAGATACAGCACATTCAAGACTTGTAGCTCACCACTCCAAGCAGCAGGGGTCTGCTAATGTCCAGGTTGGCTCTCCAAGCAAAGAACAGTGAGTAGACCACCATCATGGCCACCAACAGCCAAGACACCGAACGACATGTGCTAGCagggaacaggaacaggaaatgaatacaaatgtcACATTCTATGTACCCGGCGTTGCCATATTTTTAGACTAAGTAATATTTagttgtatataaaaaaaaaacacacacctgttttTAGAAAAAGTCCGTAGCAATATTAATTCAGGGATGGAGATCAGAAGCCTGAGAGAAAATGTATGTGCCAGCCAGCTAAGAGGTGCATGATTGATTTTCTAATGCAGACTGAGTCATAATGAGCTGATGCCAGCCTCTGAATCACAAACTCATTACAGTACAGCTGTAAAATGTACTTATgcactaaaaagaaaacacgttACCCTTATGGCAAATAACAAATCATCATCTGAACCCGAAGAGACACTTTGAAAGGAGACTACATTTTCTTTGCCAACAgattgttgtgatgtttttttttaatcagctggCCACTAATATTGACTCAAGCTCCAGCTGATTTACAAAGGTGCTCACATTATCCACAGCAGTTTGAACCTTGATGCTGATTTCTgagtaatacaaaaaaattataatcatttGCATGACTTCCCTTTGACATTCTATGAAGTGACCTttttgttgtgtgcgtgtgtgtgtgtgtatactgtatgtagcCAAATGCACCTCAGGAGAGGGGAGGCAGGGAATAGCTGGTGCCCTGCAGAGCTCCAGGGCATCACTTGGCTTTATCAGCTCCACCTCACGGAGTAATGAATTACTGGATCACACTGCCACATACAGTACAAGCAGTGATTTACTCGCATACACAAACACGTTTTTGAAAATCCAAAATGCACCTCAGCCCCTCTTGATCTAAATGTGGAGCGTCATGACAGCTTGACAGTTAGGTGCCTCGGTGTTGttttgtgctctttttttctgtgatcagcattttgtcagtggttttgttcCCCGTCTTTTACTCCGGGGGATTAGATTTCTGGTTTAAGTGGCTGCTGAGTTGTGCGTGACAGAGTTTGGTGTGTTGCATGCTGGCGTCTTGCTCGTCCTACCTGTCCCGCAAGGAGAGGAGAAAGCCTATTCCTGCAAGCACCAAAACAGGCGGCGAAAGATCTGCGAGGCAGTGGTCCAGCTGGGccctgcgcacacacaaagcagacacgcgcacacatactGCATGATGGACACCAAAGACAAGCTCAATTACACTCCCTGCTGCCGAACTCAAGGACAGCAATTATTAAATGCCCTCCATCCCTATCAAAACAAACTCCTTGGACTGTGCGCTCCTCCTTTCAATCGGATTGACAGATTCGAATGACTGTGTCATCCACCCCCCTCGCAGCCCCATCCTCTCCACACAGCGCCTGTCAGTCACAGAGCACTTGCTCAGAGCAGAGAGATAGTTTCCTGCCTCTTCCTTAATACCCATCTCTATTTGACAGCTTATTGAGTCTCTATATCTCCCAATGTACACCATGTGTGAATGTGCTCAAgagcgtgtgtttgtgagcgtgtgtgtCAGCTTCTCCAGCGGGTTTACGTCTCCAGTGCGACATGCCTGTCATGTTCGCCTCTCTTCCCCATCTTGAAGGTGTGCTTGTCCATCAAGCAGCAGGGGTGATGGGAAGGCGTGGGTGCCtggcagagaggggggagaggctGGTAGTGGGGGGTCTTAAGACGCGCTTGCACCCCCATCCCGTCAGCTGGGGAAAGATACCAGGAGTGGCATGActgtggtggcggcggcggcggtggtagCAAGGGAGGGAGTTGGGTGTAGCAGCGTGGGGGGTGCTGGAGTGGAAAAATACAATTTCTCCAGCTCTATTGCAGTGTCTGTCATCACAGCTTGTCACGCTTAAACACCAGAGCTGAGTGATCATTTCAAACTGCTGGAGAAACAGAACACAGCGATTTGGCCCTCTAAGCAGGTTCCGTTCTGCTTTGATGGGAGAGAGTGGAATGGGAAGAACAAAAGCTGctagagaggagaagagggaagagATGGGCTGCAAAAACGACTCTCTCATAACGGATTGGTGTGTCTGTGGTTAAACCTGTGTAAAATACCAGAACCACGGCGGAGAGTGGTTTGGTCCTCCATCTCTAGGCCTTTATGTGCCCTCACTGTAACACAGATCAAATCCCTCGGTTCACTCCACTGTTTCTCTCCCACTCCATCTTTGATCCTTCTAAGCAGGAATGTAATGAAAGCGAAAAATACGGGACACTTAAGTTCTGTGGACGAAAAGAAAATCTGCGCTGAAATCCATTAACAACTACACAATGGCTTCAGTTACAtaaaaagctgctgcttttctttgttttatgtgaGTAGAAATTCTTTGGATGGAGActgttggtgttgtttttttttaacatttttatataagTGCTTGAATAAAACTCAAGTACATTCATTGAAAACCAAAAAGCAATCCATCTATGATTAAATGACCGTCTTTGAACATGAATGCAATGTTGCATATTTAGACCAGTAAGATGTCAATGGGAGATTAacatctttaggtatttggaattagtaggacctaagaagtataaaatcTCTGAACTGGTTGTAGTTTTTGGAAgaaattatgtggacacagggattatttcactgtatattgcAATTTAAGTCGCcgaactgtttattttactccaatagcagaattggaaatgatgaaatcccaacgtccacaaatgtgtacttgtgaatttgtgaaatgttcatgtcatatcaaactagaaaagttaataagcataaataaacaagtgtattgacccttcgctaccagtacaaGGCAGACAAAAGCGTCTCTTAGTACAACagctttaaatgaagcagaataagctgccacaaacctaaaacgtaatgtccacatatgaggacgccgggtctgaCATAGTTAATAAATAAGTACTAGACTTAAGAGAAACTTACTGTAGCATTGTGGTCAAGTTCACTGCGTTTTCTGCCTTTGcctgcaaaaagcaaaaagtgcAACTAAAGACATCAGTTTGTAACATCACGAGATAAGACAAGTGAGCAGTTGCGATAAGTAAATCCAGTGTGGTAAGGAGAACGTACTAGACTGAATGTGCCATATTCGGCCCTCAGCAGGTGGATCAGCAGACCTGACAGGGTGGTCTGGTCCCCCCAGCTCCAGCGGGCTATGTTGAGGTAGGATGAGATGGGCAGGTAGATGTACGGCAGAAAGCCAGCGAGGAAACACAGTCCGAGAGACACAAGGCCTTGAAAAGACAGCTCCTGTTTACATGGCATAGAAGAGACGCTGTTGCTGTAAATCTGACCattcaaaaacattcaaagtgcCATGACAAGTACCTACATTGTAGATGATGCCACGGTACCAAGATCGGggagattaaaagaaatatactgtatgttcatCTCTTTCTTTAATATAACAGGggggctttttattttgttaatttatttgtttgcctCAACTTAGCAAATAATTTACATGTGAAGATTTTGAGTTTGGAAACTGACAGGTTTAACTTATCATGCAGGTTCTTGTTGCACTGATTTTCACAAAACAGGGCAGTCACTAAATGACAGCAAAGCCGTCCTTAGCCGGTCGCTGTCCAGTCGAGTGGTGCTGAAATGCAGCAGCAAGTTATAAACCACATCTAGAAGTCAACCAAAGACTTGACTGTGCACGCTGATCATTTAATAGGTTACAGTAAGATACCCACCAGTTCGTTCATTCTGAGGTAATCTTGATCTAACGCattcaaacatttctgttttttagaaATGATTCAAACTCAGTAAACTGAGTTATTAAGTGCACACAGTGAATATAGCAGCTGTTGGAGGTTGTTTGATTTACAGCTGCATGGAAATATTTAACACATCACCGAGCCGTAACTAACATTAAACTCACTGAGTGATACTGCTGTATAATAACAGCATCACTAGTAGTTATTATTATGGAGATATGCATTCAAAATTAACCTAACCAAAGTTTCTTTATGCTTATTTGAGGGTGCAAAACTTACATTTTGAGAGTAGAGCCGGTAAAGGACCCAGGGTACGATGACCAACACATACAGCACCAGGGTGTGTTGGTTACAGAGCCCCAAGCCACAGCATAACGCTCCCAAATGTGCAATCTGATAGGACAATCAAAAGAGAACAACATCCTGGTTTGGGGTATTTTTAAACATCTAATGTAAAGGTAAGAATAGACCAGAGTATGCATGCAGGTCGTtaccttcctcctctgtgtggcGTTTTCAGCGCGGTGGAAGCTGGCGGTCAAGAAGAAGAGAACGCCAACAAAGAGGTTGTTCAGGGTGAAGACCTCGGCCACCATGGACCACTGCCAGCTGAGCCTGGACACGGCAAACACACCTCCAGACAGTACAGCTCCAGGACCAGGGCCTGCTAACCTGGCAACGCGGGACACAAGGGTCTGATTATTATACACAACTTTAGAAAGAGTCAAGACTTTACACACAAACCGAGGGATATCAAGGAGGCATAAGGACGATCCAAGCCCTGTCCAGTGAACTAAAATGAACCTAAAACATACcttaaaatatacatgtatatcagTCACTCATGGCCAGTATTAAAGCCATaggttttatttgcatttcactTCACCAGCACATAAAAAGGAATAAAGTCAGCAGAttcacacaacattaaaatttaGCAGTCAAAAACAAGCCACCGCTTTCCTCAGACTAATTTGGAGACCCTTTATAATCTCCTTTCTACCCAAGTTTGCTTCTTGAACAAGACCTTGAAAAACACTCTCGGTGATTTGGGGTAATTCACATATCATGAgaactctctctctccagcagcCGGTTGATCTCGAGCAGTCTGGCACAGAAACCACCGTGGTCAAGATAGCACTTTATCCTCAGCTTCTTAAATATAATGTGTGCACAAAAgttccccccacccccttcctcctctcctgtacTGTCTCCATCTCCATTCCAGTAATTGAAGCAAACTTGGGATAATCTGTCATACGCTAAGACCCACCACTTACtaaaatgagagacagagggggagagacggagaaagagagagagagagagaggcgacAAATGACGCggagaagggaaagaaaagaaaaatagttcagaggagtgtgtgtttaagGGGTGAGACAGTGTGCGGGATGTAGGATGAAATatagaaaaagagaagaaaaaagttcaagaagagagaggggaaagaagagaaaagaaaaaaaaaaaggcagcccAGTCCCCAGCATGCTGGCTCTGAAATATGAGCAGGCTCGACAATTAGGGAAGTCAGGCAGTATGGCCCTTTCCGCCATTGTGTGGAGTGGCTTAGAGTCCTCATCAGCCTATCAGCTAACTGACAGGCAGAGAGCTGCTCTATTCAGCACCGCAGATACAAGCTGCAGGCCAAACGGCTGCCAGGTCCCTTATGACCCCACAATCCCTTGCCGGTGACAGCTTCAAGCTCCATAGCAAATTAGGCGCTCTCACATTACAATCGCAGAAGACAGATTCCATTAACGGTATCTGAAATTGAGTAGAGAGCAGGCCCGTTATCAGACCTGACTCATAAGCACCGCCATTAATCACAAGGCATGATACCATTTATACATTTCCAGCTCTCTGCCTGCCGCTGTGATAGTCAGCCACAAAAGGCCTGATGAGACTTAGGCTAGGGGAACAATGGAGCTTTCTGAGGAAAGCGCGGtaaatcaggaaaaaaaggagagggagagcgagaggagggtaggaaaaaaaaaaaaactcttgctTGCTGACtacttcccctttttttttcgtgggttttctctctcctgctctccaCTATTTTTCCCCTGTGTTCACTGTAAGGCGAGCTCGGTGAATgagcgtgtatgtgtgtgagtgggggTGGTGTGGTGTGCTTGTGGTGCACTTAACGGTTGGGGTGTGTGGGTTCTTGGAGTGGTCTTATAGGATAGGTTTCCCCGTGTCACGTCAGGAAGTGGTGATTGAAGGGATGAGAgggtggtgggtggggtgtgtgtgtggggtgggtgGTGTGGGGactggggggggtgggggtggagggtcTTGATATGAGGTGCAGAGACTCCGCCCGCGAGTGGAATTTGTACGAGGGAGTCCGTGgcgtggtgggggggggggggggatgagggCAAGGACTTTGTTGAGGTGCAGACTCCCGCCCCATGTTTTACTCCTGCATGACAATTAACCCATAGCTGATACACCTAGCAGGGGGGCTGGTTTGGGGGTAGCACGGTGACGAGGGGAGGGGGTCCACGGATGGGGTTATTACACCAAGTCTGAACCTCCTCTGATAGCCAGCACTCGTCACATATTCAAAgacgctcgcacacacacacaaacacacgcgctcacacacactcctgtTCCTCAACTTCTTTATTCTCCCCGAGTGCCTGACAAATCTCTCTGTTCGGGCTTGTCAGTCCGTGGGAGCCCAGTGATGTGTGTACAGTGTGGGCTGTAAATGACCTGTCTGTCTGCGCGGGACCACCTGGGTCCCAGTCAGcctctcagcctctctctccACAGCTCACTCTCCGGGGCTGGCTGCTCCCAGAGCGCGCGGATAAAGCAGGACACATTCTGACACCGGTGTGGCCCGTGTTCCCCGTTATCACGAACTCAACGCTGCGCAGGATGCCGCTGCGCTGAAACGCTGCGGCTTGCTGACAATGGCCCCGGTTGAGACGCGGCAGGAGAATAACACGGCTGACAACGGGGCTATTCTACCCCTGAACTGATCCACCCCACCGAAACGCCCATGTCATCACTCGGGTAATTAACCGAATGAGAAATATTGTGCACGGAGCCTGAAATGAAGCGCAAACTTGGAAATAATGGACGTGgttagaaaagaaaattagCCGTAATTCAACTTCCTTAGCTGGAGGAGTGAAAGTgatgaaacagtaaaaacatttaacGCAAAATTATTCCGAACACGGGCCCAAAAGGAAAAGAtcaaaggtaaataaaatagaaaatacaatGGGACAACAGACCATGGAAAGCAGTGTGCCCTTCAAGGACACAACAAAAGCTCAGTATAATCACTTTGAAGTGTCAAAATGAGACCTGCCTCGTTTTGCCCCCTCTCTCCTACAGTACGGGCCAGAGACGTGCCAGCATCAGTCGCCTGCGCTAAATAACAGCACACAAAAAGCTTACACCAGCACTCTGCACTGAATGAGGCTTCACAATGGAGCTGGCCAAGGGAGCCGCTGTCACACACCACCCCGGGGAACAGACAATGCCACGGCTGTGCCATCATGGATCAGCGCTGCGCTGTTCTCTAACCGAGCGGTGGTTTGGGGAAGCAGCGCTGGAAAAGAATCACACATTCCTGGAGATGGTGGAAAGCCGGCCGGGAGAGGAGGTGGCCTGCTCGGGCTGAGGCTGAGGTTTCCAGCTGGCCCTGGCTCACACCCcagggccccccccccccgcccaccCCGCCCGCCCGCCTCTGGCAGGGAGACCCGGCAGGGTACTTAGCAGCTATTATATGACAGGGGTATGTGTCTGATGCATTACTTTGAAGTTTCAAAGCCAAGCAGAACTTGACATTcaattgttaaaatatgtcagGAAGTCAAATACTAAATCAACTACGACATAGTATTAGCTCGTCGATTTAAAGCTCAGGGATGAGCAGCTTCATAAAATGATTGTTAATTGTCATTTAGCGTCATTTACAaaattcttttttgtttaaatctgcACTTAAACAATTTTAGTTCTGTTGTCACACAAGAATAAAACAGTTGGATCTCCTGGTCTCCTGtgacttataaaaaaaacaacctaataTGTgaaaaaattatgaatataaataaaagataagcAGTTATCTTTCTGGCTCATTTTTAACTACTACTTGAGAAAATGTGGGTATTGAATCAGGACGGGAGGGATCCACGGTTTCAGGGGTTTGACCGAAATATTAACTTTTAAATCTCACAACTTTAGAGACTCTTAAACGTATGACTGCAACCAAAtgtaactgtatttttattgtatttcattcatAATGAGGAATAAAATAACGACTGTTTTACATGCTGATTTCAGAAACTAATATTAGTAGTGATTTCTGGTATAACGTCCTGCCTTttgatatttctttcttttaaatgacattCTGAacttaaaattaataaaaatatgcaatAATTTCTTCTACTTTAAAGGTTATATAAGTAGTGAATGTGATTTTAACCACCACAAAAACAAtactgaggaaataaaaatacaaacatcaaATAAATTGTTATATCTATTACAGTATTCCCCAGCACCaatcctgtttcctgtttccccaAGCTGACGGTTTAGACATGCTACATCTGAAGACAAATTTCCAACCAATCACCAAACCAGGGACGTCCCCGTCTATCCTGTGACATCCGGTGTGCGAGGACGCGGCTGTCTGAGGGTAAATAAGGGTCCCGGCTGCGCCGCTCAGACACCCCTCCTCCAGGAAAGCGCTCCGTTGCTACAAGTGCGTGTAAAATTAATCACCACAATTCTGCTCAAACAATGCAGCCACTGACATGACAATTTCTCCCAGAATGCCATCTTAATCTCCCCCCAACACACAAAAATTAcaggaagaggggaggaaaaaaaaaactatttgcaaAAACCCCCGTGTTTATGCAATTCACTGAATGCCATTTTTTATTGCTGCCTTTTTCCAACAAAGTCATTAGGCACACACCAGTGATACATAAATGTTGCTGTATAGATTCCATTAACTAATTCTGGGTGAATTGTAATTGCCGAGTCTGATCCGTCTCTGTGCCTGGTGCCTTATTAAGGCTGCCTGTGGTGGGTGAGGAATGTAATATTGACGTCCGAGGCAGACACAATCTTGGGGCCCACGGGCGAAAGGAATATTAAACTGGTACTGTATTCCGCTGTCTATCtagccctcctccctcctcctctctatccCCATCCCGTAGCCAGTAATGAGGAAATAACATCTTCATTAGACATCTGTTTAACTGCATTAGACGACGAGTCCTGGGGGAACCATTGGTCATGCTGAGGAAGGGGGAGTAAAGGAGGTCTGTTGGACTACAATATGACGGATAAGATACTGCAGAATAGGAACAAAAGGTCCAGAGATTGGGGCCTATTAAACGGACAAACTTAAAATTGTCTTTTGCATTTACAGAGGGCAACAGTAATGGGCGTATTCTCTGCCGCCACTTGGGCTGAAAATGTTATCCAACCGGTAGCAGATGTGAGAAGGAGGGGCGGCCTTGCCACCTACAGGGAAAGATGAGAACATTATCCAAAATAAACAACTCCCGTCAGCTGTTTTCAGCTAACCGAACTACACAAATGGTTGCATTGCTTCTGACGTGGCCTCAACgagacacacacaaccccaCCCCGGTGGAAAAACAACCCACCTGAGCAAGGAGGGAAGGCGCCATCAGGACCATATGGTGGAGGTCCTTATAAGGAGCTGGGGATGCAGTACAAGGCGAGGGATGGCACCACGCCCACCCTCCCATCGACCGAGGCATCAGCTGTGCCCACATGGGCCAGCTCACAGCGGGCGAGCCTCTCGCATGTGTGCATTTTCTTTAGAGGACCGCCAGGGAAACGGGAGGCCAGACACGTTTGGTGTGCTTCAACAGGCTTGTTACGTAATCATGCGATCGGACCGAAAGTGCTGATGACTGAGCGTTCAGcgaggttgtttttttctgctgtgacgGCTGTCAGCGCGCTAACGTGTCTGCTCCTGGTTTCTCAGGATAAGCTCGGGAAACGGAGAGAGATTCCTCTCAGGTAGCAGAGATTCGGAGCAGCTTTGGGAGATAAACTGTGAAACGAGAGAGCGCAGAATACCGAGCTGTCTGGATTATCCCGCTATGAAGGGTGCATTCCTCCGGAGACTCGTGGCTGAGGCCTTTAGCATTCCGCGAGCCAAATGTGTCGTTCCGTGCACCTCCCAGTGCAATCGATAGTAATTATCGTTACGTCCACCATCCTCAAAGGCTTGTCAGGACATGgtgtgaaaacacaacaagacaagCAATTTGGCCATCAAA contains:
- the tmem260 gene encoding transmembrane protein 260 isoform X1, whose amino-acid sequence is MPTEHRTSWILTGTTVACVAALYLPCVQRTVPGGDSGELITTACELGVAHPPGYPLFTLLSRLAICLLPSLSPAHSVNLMCSILGAAACGGLCITVCRLAGPGPGAVLSGGVFAVSRLSWQWSMVAEVFTLNNLFVGVLFFLTASFHRAENATQRRKIAHLGALCCGLGLCNQHTLVLYVLVIVPWVLYRLYSQNELSFQGLVSLGLCFLAGFLPYIYLPISSYLNIARWSWGDQTTLSGLLIHLLRAEYGTFSLAKAENAVNLTTMLQAQLDHCLADLSPPVLVLAGIGFLLSLRDSTCRSVSWLLVAMMVVYSLFFAWRANLDISRPLLLGVVERFWLQSDAAVCVLAGLGLSRTHTELERRLGRGGLWKTTGWVLTAALLAHMVQTNHRECDQSSNSVVERFGREILASVPADSIILTRGDLPGNSMRYLHYCQGVRPDVRLVDQEMMTYSWYVAKLAQHHPGVHFPGRLWDPAHPEEKDTFTLEEFLSHNTQRDVFACIGLSDGDPSWERSFSRLPLGVCDYLIPVQKQFRPEKWVDRTRNIYNWTEPHDSFHPASWEHVANEEMWQARMKTAFFLFDLAERMQGEGTARLFELSYILYKEIVGAHADYPPNWDKNLALACERLLRSGHPGYSPDSLLTCSAQHFSLYLKKEPTDPQEPAIRSAITHLLKERNSLRQSQRPTP
- the tmem260 gene encoding transmembrane protein 260 isoform X3, with the protein product MPTEHRTSWILTGTTVACVAALYLPCVQRTVPGGDSGELITTACELGVAHPPGYPLFTLLSRLAICLLPSLSPAHSVNLMCSILGAAACGGLCITVCRLAGPGPGAVLSGGVFAVSRLSWQWSMVAEVFTLNNLFVGVLFFLTASFHRAENATQRRKIAHLGALCCGLGLCNQHTLVLYVLVIVPWVLYRLYSQNELSFQGLVSLGLCFLAGFLPYIYLPISSYLNIARWSWGDQTTLSGLLIHLLRAEYGTFSLAKAENAVNLTTMLQAQLDHCLADLSPPVLVLAGIGFLLSLRDSTCRSVSWLLVAMMVVYSLFFAWRANLDISRPLLLGVVERFWLQSDAAVCVLAGLGLSRTHTELERRLGRGGLWKTTGWVLTAALLAHMVQTNHRRDVFACIGLSDGDPSWERSFSRLPLGVCDYLIPVQKQFRPEKWVDRTRNIYNWTEPHDSFHPASWEHVANEEMWQARMKTAFFLFDLAERMQGEGTARLFELSYILYKEIVGAHADYPPNWDKNLALACERLLRSGHPGYSPDSLLTCSAQHFSLYLKKEPTDPQEPAIRSAITHLLKERNSLRQSQRPTP